Part of the Cuniculiplasma divulgatum genome, ACATAGTTATCCAGTGGTCTAAACAGTCTGTTATTCTCCCAGTATTCAAATAGGTGAGCTGTCCATCCAGCCATTCTAGATGCTGCGAATATTGGGGTAAACAGATCGGATGGAATGTCCATTGCTGTGTAAAGTGGACCAGAGAAAAAGTCTATATTTGGCCAAATCCCTTTTGTCTTACTGAGCTTTTCTTCCATCAGCTTTTCGGCTCTTATGGCAATTTCAAGCAATTTCTCTATCTGTGGATCAGTGGTAGTTTTCATGAAGGACTGAAGATATTTGTATACAACCTTTGCCCTTGGATCATAGGCCTTGTAAACCCTGTGTCCAAATCCCATAATTCTCTGTTTTCCAGCCAGTGCATCTTCAATATATTTTTCAGTATTATCAGGTTCTCCTATGGCCTTCATCATGTTCAGTGCTGCTTCATCTGCACCACCATGGAGAGGACCCCTGAGCGTTGCTATTCCTGCTACAACTGCTGAGTATGTATCAGCCAGTGTTGATCCTGTAACAAGAGTTGAAAATGTAGAAGCGTTACTGCCATGTTCTGCGTGAAGTATGAACATCAGATCAATTAGCTTTGCAGATTCCTTGTCCGGTCTCTTGCCTGTTAACCTATATAAAAAGTTTGATGAATGGGAGAGTGACCTGTCCGGTTCAACGAAGCCTTTTCCTCTCATGGTTCTTCCTATCATTGCAATAATGGTGGGCAGTTTAGCAATAAGTTTTACTGCCCGTTCAAGATTGGCTTCCTTGCTCCTGTCACTCATATCATCATCGTATGTAGATAGGGCTGAAACACATGTTCTAAGAACGTCATTGGGATGAGCTTTACCAGAATACATCTTTATGATCTCCTTAATTTCGCTGGAGACCTCTCTCTCATCCTTTAATCTTGCATCAAAGACATCCATTTCGTGTCTGTTTGGCAGATGTCCATAGAGGAGTAGGAAAGCAACTTCCTCATAATTTGATTTATCTGCTAGAACCTCAATAGGATATCCCCTATACCATAATTTTCCATTAGTTCCATCGATCTTACAGAGTGTTGTATCAGCAATAAAAATACCTTCTAGTCCTTTACTGATTGTAACTTTTTCGTCTGTCATATCCCTATATATCAAAAATATACTTATTTGTTTGTTAAGGTTTAATACTCAGTATAAGCCACATAATAAAAAATTAATTCTGGTTGAATTTCTATTGGGTTTTCATTTCCACAGGTTCAAAAGTTCATCCTTTGAAATGACATTGAACATAAGTTCCATATTTTTCAGTGATCTCTCATGGGCCTCTCTGTTCCCTGAAGAAACTGCGTCCTTTATCACAACATTATAAAAGCCTCTGTTGGAGCCATCTCTCACACTGGATTCCACACCAATTTCGGTGGCAATTCCTGTATAAATAAGGGTCTCTATTCCTGCATTTCTCATCATCATCTCAAAATTTGTTCCTATAAATATGCTTGCGGTGTTCTTGTTTAATACAATATCTGAGTCTTCAGGCTTAATAGTAAGTTCAAACATACTTTTATCCATTTCCTTTGGAAATCCACCTCTTGCAAGTCTCGGGGCAGATTCAAATTTTTCCGGCAGAGGTGTTATCTTCGTAAAAATTACAGGTATTTCAAGTTCATGTGCCCTTTTTATTAGTTCAGTGTTATTTTTAATGAATTCCTCTTTGTTGAATATTCTACCCACAAGCATATTCTGAACATCCCATATTATCAGGGCTGAATGCTCTGGTTTTACTACCCCTCTTATATCTTTGTATATTTCTCCTTTAACCATATTTTTGTATGTTTAGAACATATTTACTTTTTTCCTGTTTTCTTATGTACTGAACTAATTATGGTTGCAAACATACACAGAACTTAGTGAAATAAGTTTTGAAATGCACAATTCAGTAAAGATTAATTGCACCAGTATACTACAGTGCCTATGGGTATTGTTTCAGAAGGGAAGCCTTATCCCCTCGGATCAACTCTTACGAACGATGGAGTAAATTTTGCAATATATTCTGAAGACGCCGAATCAATTGAACTTGCACTTTTTAAACCCTCTGATTTGAAGTGTCCAAATGAAACCATTTCGATGAAAGAAGTGGATGCACACGTCTGGCACTGTGAGGTTTCTGGTATAAAAGAGGGACAATTGTATGGCTACTATGTGGGTGGTCCATTCGATCCATCTCAAGGTCTAAGATTCAACAAGAACAAACTGCTTATAGATCCATACGCAAAGTCACTTAATTCCAAAATAAACTGGGATGACAGCATATTTCCCTATGATATAATGTACGGTTCATCTGTTAACAATGAGGATGATACTGAATTCATGCCAAAGTCAATGGTTGTCAATGATCTTTACGACTGGCAGGATGTAAGAAAGCCTGAAAGGAGATGGAATGATACCATAATCTATGAAACGCATGTAAAAAGCATTACACAGATGAAAGAAGATCTTGATAAGAATATCAGGGGTACCTATTCAGCGCTTGGCTCCTCAAAGGTGATCAACTATCTTAAGGACCTGGGAATAACTGCAGTTGAACTCATGCCGGTGCAACAGCACGTAGACGATAAGGTACTGGTAGATAGGGGACTGACAAATTACTGGGGCTATAATACCATAGCATATTTTGCCCCTGATCTGAGGTATTCAACAAGCCATGATAATCAGATAAAGGAATTCAAGGATATGGTTTTTAATCTTCACTCCAATGGCATTGAGGTAATACTCGATGTGGTTTATAATCATACGGCCGAGGGAAACCATATGGGTCCACTGCTTTCATTTAGAGGTATAGATAATAGAACATACTATTTTCTAGACCCATCTGATCCATCCAAATATGTTGATTTTACCGGAACCGGAAACAGTCTAAACGTAAGCAATCCTCAGGTTTTACAGATGATCATGGATAGCCTGAGATACTGGGCAATAGAGATGCAAATAGATGGATTCAGGTTTGATCTGGCTTCAACACTTGCAAGAAACCTTTACAGCATAAACATGCTTTCCCCATTCATGAACGTGATCCATCAGGATCCAGTACTTTCAAGACTTAAATTAATTGCTGAACCGTGGGATATAGGACCAGGTGGATATCAGGTAGGGAATTTTCCTCCAAAATGGAGTGAATGGAATGGTAAATACAGGGACTCCCTAAGGAAATACTGGAGAGGAGACGATGGAATGATTGGGGAATTTGCCACAAGAATATCAGGCTCACCCGACCTTT contains:
- a CDS encoding citrate/2-methylcitrate synthase, whose product is MTDEKVTISKGLEGIFIADTTLCKIDGTNGKLWYRGYPIEVLADKSNYEEVAFLLLYGHLPNRHEMDVFDARLKDEREVSSEIKEIIKMYSGKAHPNDVLRTCVSALSTYDDDMSDRSKEANLERAVKLIAKLPTIIAMIGRTMRGKGFVEPDRSLSHSSNFLYRLTGKRPDKESAKLIDLMFILHAEHGSNASTFSTLVTGSTLADTYSAVVAGIATLRGPLHGGADEAALNMMKAIGEPDNTEKYIEDALAGKQRIMGFGHRVYKAYDPRAKVVYKYLQSFMKTTTDPQIEKLLEIAIRAEKLMEEKLSKTKGIWPNIDFFSGPLYTAMDIPSDLFTPIFAASRMAGWTAHLFEYWENNRLFRPLDNYVGKLDVEYVPIDKRQ
- the glgX gene encoding glycogen debranching protein GlgX; this translates as MGIVSEGKPYPLGSTLTNDGVNFAIYSEDAESIELALFKPSDLKCPNETISMKEVDAHVWHCEVSGIKEGQLYGYYVGGPFDPSQGLRFNKNKLLIDPYAKSLNSKINWDDSIFPYDIMYGSSVNNEDDTEFMPKSMVVNDLYDWQDVRKPERRWNDTIIYETHVKSITQMKEDLDKNIRGTYSALGSSKVINYLKDLGITAVELMPVQQHVDDKVLVDRGLTNYWGYNTIAYFAPDLRYSTSHDNQIKEFKDMVFNLHSNGIEVILDVVYNHTAEGNHMGPLLSFRGIDNRTYYFLDPSDPSKYVDFTGTGNSLNVSNPQVLQMIMDSLRYWAIEMQIDGFRFDLASTLARNLYSINMLSPFMNVIHQDPVLSRLKLIAEPWDIGPGGYQVGNFPPKWSEWNGKYRDSLRKYWRGDDGMIGEFATRISGSPDLYDDGGKRPHSSINFVTCHDGFTLMDLVSYNTKHNEANTEGFEGGIDENYSFNYGVEGRTDDKKIMGLRYRSIKNFFLSLFVSQGTPMILGGDEIGRTQQGNNNAYCQDNEISWYDWNMDEDKQNLYKFVKKAIALRRSNPVLARKNFFRGDLVAGTEMKDVVWLDKNLEELKIEDWKNPSLKHLMVWINGEYTSEVEYSYRKITGGDLLLLFNSSDSDIMFKLPNDTKKWELYLDTNILNMDTLPIRLDSPQYLLKARGSAILREIV
- a CDS encoding isochorismatase family cysteine hydrolase, which produces MVKGEIYKDIRGVVKPEHSALIIWDVQNMLVGRIFNKEEFIKNNTELIKRAHELEIPVIFTKITPLPEKFESAPRLARGGFPKEMDKSMFELTIKPEDSDIVLNKNTASIFIGTNFEMMMRNAGIETLIYTGIATEIGVESSVRDGSNRGFYNVVIKDAVSSGNREAHERSLKNMELMFNVISKDELLNLWK